The Sphingomonas sanxanigenens DSM 19645 = NX02 genome includes a region encoding these proteins:
- a CDS encoding glycosyl hydrolase: MKRLALIAALLASAAPAIAQQADPLVEGFERPPADARPLAYWQWINGNVSEEGIRQDFAWMKRIGLGGVFVFDVGFNSPPIPQYVDKRVGFGSPEWKSAVHVAAVEAKRLDLSFGAQSSGGWSVSGDPSVTPQEAMKKLVWSETIVGPGKGAVTLAPPPSGNGPYQDTPTSERNREPRLSGEVAVLAYRLSDAEAGAAPSFTVTGTDAPALLGDGKFDAATKLVPDAAGNITLAFRFAQPVAPGAVTVSTDGDIPGGVVLDGSGATRATLGAPAQHGARVRTILLGGAPSRDWTIRFTGLDRPLSVREARFAMAPRINRIEDKAGYGTLFDYESIRTPGGIAGTPAGSVIDISDRMRADGMLDWRPKAGRWAVLRFGWSLTGSRSTPASRESVGLEVDKLDADVVRAYANRFYDRYKDAVGSDGRMNIAISDSWEAGQQSWSPKLLADFKRLRGYDPLPWLPVLTGRIVDDSERSERFLADWRRTIGDLIAANHYGVFAEVLRARGLTYYAEAPGTDLPTVADGIQTKSLVDVPMGEYWYWPAGGAPKPEHIADMREAASAAHLTGKTMVAAEALTTMGDEPWATGPREWRRPVDRFFAEGVNKIVMHTFAHQPFTDGRKPGMTLRQYGQHFTRNEAWAELADGWTNYLARSSFLLQQGQPVADIAVFHGEDGASAAPHHFERLWGFDYDFIDRTTLLQLTPDNGGFVTPAGMRYRLLMLAPGVRHLSLPVLRQLKRLADANVTITGDQPKGPIGLGTDATEFAALADAIWDKPTPDAAIPPDVWTYDGRLDWKHRIVPDGDIYFLSNPEGQPFEGTVTFRGDGLNSPPASREGLGEGLSPSRAAASDTPSPDPSRKREGSRTAELWNAEDGLRTAVPLTSSPTGHTVRVSLPAYSSRFILLRRAAASAPTAAPRTKTKAVALDGPWSLSFLDGMGAPPTATFDSLHSLTESEDPAIRYYSGRVSYRQTFRVRAMPRIHAWLDLGAVGDMARVIVNGQDLGVTWTQPARVDIAGALKRGENSIEIITANYFQNRLIGDRQPGAKPQTFAPITVYAAGDKLRPSGLIGPVMVSVGR, from the coding sequence GTGAAGCGTCTTGCTCTCATCGCCGCGCTGCTCGCCTCCGCCGCGCCCGCCATCGCACAGCAGGCCGATCCGCTGGTCGAAGGGTTCGAACGGCCGCCAGCGGACGCTCGCCCGCTCGCCTATTGGCAGTGGATCAACGGCAATGTCTCCGAAGAGGGCATCCGCCAGGATTTCGCCTGGATGAAACGGATCGGCCTGGGCGGCGTGTTCGTGTTCGACGTCGGCTTCAACTCCCCGCCGATCCCGCAATATGTCGATAAGCGCGTCGGCTTCGGCTCGCCCGAATGGAAGAGCGCGGTGCATGTCGCCGCGGTCGAGGCGAAACGGCTGGACCTGAGCTTCGGCGCGCAATCGAGCGGCGGCTGGAGCGTCAGCGGCGATCCCAGTGTGACGCCCCAAGAGGCGATGAAGAAGCTGGTGTGGAGCGAGACGATCGTCGGCCCCGGCAAGGGCGCGGTGACGCTGGCGCCGCCGCCATCGGGCAACGGCCCCTATCAGGATACGCCTACCAGCGAGCGCAATCGCGAGCCGCGCCTGTCGGGCGAGGTCGCCGTGTTGGCGTATCGCCTGTCCGATGCCGAGGCTGGGGCCGCCCCATCGTTCACCGTGACCGGCACAGACGCGCCGGCGCTGCTGGGTGATGGCAAGTTCGACGCGGCAACCAAGCTGGTGCCGGACGCTGCGGGCAATATCACCCTCGCCTTCCGTTTCGCGCAGCCGGTCGCGCCGGGCGCCGTCACCGTCTCCACCGATGGCGACATTCCCGGCGGCGTCGTTCTCGACGGCAGCGGCGCCACGCGCGCGACGCTGGGCGCCCCCGCCCAGCATGGCGCGCGGGTGCGCACGATCCTGCTCGGCGGCGCGCCCTCGCGCGACTGGACGATCCGCTTCACCGGCCTCGACCGCCCCCTTTCGGTACGCGAGGCGCGCTTCGCGATGGCGCCGCGCATCAACCGCATCGAGGACAAGGCCGGCTACGGCACCTTGTTCGATTATGAGAGCATCCGCACCCCCGGCGGCATCGCCGGCACCCCCGCCGGCAGCGTGATCGACATCAGCGACCGGATGCGCGCCGATGGCATGCTCGACTGGCGCCCCAAGGCCGGGCGCTGGGCGGTGCTGCGCTTCGGCTGGTCGCTGACCGGCAGCCGCTCCACCCCGGCCTCCCGCGAGAGCGTGGGGCTGGAGGTCGACAAGCTCGATGCCGATGTCGTGCGCGCCTATGCCAACCGCTTCTACGATCGCTACAAGGATGCCGTCGGCAGCGACGGCCGCATGAACATCGCGATCAGCGACAGCTGGGAGGCCGGCCAGCAAAGCTGGAGCCCGAAGCTGCTCGCCGATTTCAAGCGGCTGCGCGGCTATGATCCGCTGCCCTGGCTGCCGGTGCTCACCGGCCGCATCGTCGACGACAGCGAGCGTTCCGAGCGTTTCCTCGCCGACTGGCGGCGCACGATCGGCGACCTGATCGCGGCCAATCATTATGGCGTGTTCGCCGAGGTGCTGCGCGCGCGTGGCCTCACCTATTATGCCGAGGCGCCGGGCACCGACCTGCCGACCGTGGCGGACGGCATCCAGACCAAGAGCCTCGTCGACGTGCCGATGGGCGAATATTGGTATTGGCCGGCGGGCGGCGCGCCCAAGCCCGAACATATCGCCGACATGCGCGAGGCGGCCTCCGCCGCGCACCTGACGGGCAAGACGATGGTCGCCGCCGAGGCGCTGACGACGATGGGCGACGAGCCCTGGGCGACCGGCCCGCGCGAATGGCGCCGCCCGGTCGACCGCTTCTTCGCGGAGGGCGTCAACAAGATCGTGATGCACACCTTCGCGCACCAGCCCTTCACCGACGGCCGCAAGCCGGGAATGACGTTGCGCCAATATGGCCAGCACTTCACCCGCAACGAGGCGTGGGCGGAACTGGCGGACGGCTGGACGAACTATCTCGCTCGATCCTCCTTCCTGCTGCAGCAGGGCCAGCCGGTGGCCGACATCGCCGTGTTCCACGGCGAGGATGGCGCGTCGGCGGCGCCGCACCATTTCGAGCGGCTGTGGGGCTTCGACTACGACTTCATCGATCGCACGACGCTGCTGCAGTTGACCCCCGATAATGGCGGCTTCGTGACGCCGGCGGGTATGCGCTACCGCTTGTTGATGCTCGCACCTGGCGTGCGTCATCTCAGCCTGCCGGTGTTGCGCCAGTTGAAGAGGCTGGCAGACGCCAATGTGACCATCACCGGCGATCAACCGAAAGGGCCGATCGGGCTGGGCACCGACGCAACGGAATTCGCGGCATTAGCTGATGCGATATGGGACAAGCCCACGCCCGATGCGGCGATCCCGCCCGACGTGTGGACCTATGACGGCCGGCTCGACTGGAAGCACCGGATCGTGCCGGACGGCGACATCTATTTCCTGTCGAACCCCGAGGGCCAGCCGTTCGAAGGCACCGTCACTTTCCGAGGCGACGGCCTGAACTCCCCTCCCGCTTCGCGGGAGGGGCTGGGGGAGGGCCTGTCACCATCCCGCGCAGCAGCATCGGACACGCCCTCCCCCGACCCCTCCCGCAAGCGGGAGGGGAGTAGGACCGCCGAACTGTGGAATGCCGAGGATGGGCTGCGGACGGCGGTGCCGCTGACCTCGTCGCCCACCGGCCACACCGTTCGTGTTTCGCTGCCGGCCTATAGTTCGCGCTTCATCCTGCTGCGCCGGGCAGCCGCTTCCGCGCCGACCGCCGCCCCCAGGACGAAAACCAAGGCGGTCGCGCTCGACGGGCCGTGGAGCTTGTCCTTCCTCGACGGCATGGGCGCACCGCCGACCGCCACTTTCGATTCGCTTCACTCTCTGACCGAGTCGGAAGATCCTGCGATCCGCTATTATTCGGGCCGCGTCAGCTATCGGCAGACCTTCCGCGTCCGGGCCATGCCCCGGATCCATGCCTGGCTCGATCTCGGCGCGGTCGGGGATATGGCGCGGGTGATCGTCAACGGGCAGGATCTCGGCGTCACCTGGACGCAGCCCGCCCGCGTCGACATCGCCGGGGCGCTCAAGCGCGGCGAGAACAGCATCGAGATCATCACCGCGAACTATTTCCAGAACCGTCTGATCGGCGACCGCCAGCCCGGCGCAAAGCCGCAGACCTTCGCGCCGATCACGGTCTATGCGGCGGGGGACAAGCTGCGGCCGTCGGGGCTGATCGGGCCGGTAATGGTGAGCGTGGGGCGGTAA
- a CDS encoding TonB-dependent receptor — MGLSTISMRTRTAKIALRCALFASTALIAAGTAAAQDAPTEPPIADDQAQDIVVTGFRDSLARALELKRESSGVVDSIVAEDIAKFPDNNLAESIQRIPGIAISRDQGQGRSISVRGLGGDFTATRINGMESQATTDGYNGANRGRGFDFNVFASELFSQIDVRKTASADLPEGSLGATVDLTTSRPLSFKDKVVLTVSAQGGYNDQAKKVDPRLAAVFALQNDAGTVGFLASAAFARQSGNFQQSNSGDWNQGTGDGGFCNPNTTPGACPGTNIPVFNQVNSPNVYNPRFPRYVQGVGRTERLGITTSLQWSPQDDTDIVLDMLYSKFDVKRDDWALEPIGFSRAASQGGKPESIIRDGVIDENNSLVYGLFDNVDLRSEHNRDNFTTEFIQTTLAAKHKFGDRFTVNALAGHSRSDFDNFVDISTQIDSFNVDNFSYDLRPMGQNAPAINWGVDVTDPNNWYFGPRVTQPGGTGPTGPEIRLRPNYIENRNTTARLDLTFEAMDALSLRAGAEFKKYEFKSRSLRYVQGEFNFPNIPDGYTIGSLTEQFCGFGQFDMPAGNTKCWTAPNINAFNDAYNIFGNSGRTELSSTVSAARGDNRAITEEDWSFYGMAQFDTDLGNMRVRGNIGGRYVITNQTSNFLTTVPTTVDPSGVVPTTVERTYRNFLPSFNLVIEPTDDIVVRLAAAKTMSRPPLGNLAGATTVSVSGGSRTVNSGNAFLNPFKSDNADLSIEWYPMRGSIVSAGLFYKKINSYIQGNTVTAPYSTTGLPVELLAGTGVTPDTDFVITSVINTPGGPLKGIELNLQQQLSFLPAPFDGFGVLANYTYVDSNIDYRAGTALFNATLLNLSKNSINGTLYYEKNGFQARVSANYRDQFLTGVPASFNQDVAGTRSATYVDAAISYALTENITVSVDGINLTNQADVQYTDSTAQRWVNYRLNGRQFYLGVRATF, encoded by the coding sequence ATGGGGCTGTCCACAATCTCGATGCGCACCCGCACGGCGAAGATCGCGCTGCGGTGCGCGCTGTTCGCATCGACGGCGCTGATCGCCGCCGGCACCGCCGCGGCGCAGGACGCGCCCACCGAGCCACCGATCGCCGACGACCAGGCGCAGGACATCGTTGTCACCGGTTTCCGGGACAGTCTGGCCCGCGCGCTCGAACTCAAGCGCGAAAGCTCGGGCGTGGTCGACTCGATCGTCGCCGAGGACATCGCGAAGTTTCCGGACAACAACCTCGCCGAATCGATCCAGCGCATCCCCGGCATCGCCATCTCGCGCGACCAGGGCCAGGGCCGCTCGATCTCTGTGCGCGGTCTGGGCGGCGATTTCACCGCGACGCGCATCAACGGCATGGAAAGCCAGGCGACCACCGACGGCTATAACGGCGCCAACCGTGGCCGCGGCTTCGACTTCAACGTCTTCGCCTCCGAACTGTTCAGCCAGATCGACGTGCGCAAGACCGCTTCGGCGGACCTGCCCGAAGGCTCGCTCGGCGCCACCGTCGACCTTACCACCTCGCGCCCGCTGAGCTTCAAGGACAAGGTCGTGCTCACCGTATCCGCACAGGGCGGCTATAACGACCAGGCGAAGAAGGTCGATCCGCGGCTGGCGGCGGTGTTCGCGCTGCAGAACGATGCCGGCACCGTCGGCTTCCTCGCCTCGGCAGCCTTCGCGCGCCAGTCGGGCAATTTCCAGCAGAGCAATTCGGGCGACTGGAACCAGGGCACCGGCGACGGCGGCTTCTGCAATCCCAACACGACGCCGGGGGCGTGCCCCGGCACCAACATCCCGGTCTTCAACCAGGTCAACAGCCCCAACGTCTACAACCCGCGCTTCCCGCGCTATGTGCAGGGCGTCGGCCGCACCGAGCGGCTGGGCATCACCACCAGCCTGCAATGGAGCCCGCAGGACGACACCGACATCGTCCTCGACATGCTCTATTCGAAGTTCGACGTGAAGCGCGACGACTGGGCGCTGGAACCGATCGGCTTCAGCCGCGCCGCATCGCAGGGCGGCAAGCCCGAATCGATCATCCGCGACGGCGTGATCGACGAGAACAACTCGCTGGTCTACGGCCTGTTCGACAATGTCGACCTGCGTTCGGAGCATAACCGCGACAATTTCACCACCGAGTTCATCCAGACGACGTTGGCGGCGAAGCACAAGTTCGGCGATCGCTTCACGGTCAACGCCCTGGCCGGCCACTCGCGTTCGGACTTCGACAATTTCGTCGACATCTCGACGCAGATCGACTCGTTCAACGTCGACAACTTCTCCTACGATCTCCGGCCGATGGGTCAGAACGCGCCAGCGATCAACTGGGGCGTCGACGTCACCGACCCGAACAACTGGTATTTCGGCCCGCGCGTCACCCAGCCCGGCGGCACCGGCCCGACCGGCCCCGAAATCCGATTGCGCCCGAACTATATCGAGAACCGCAACACCACCGCGCGGCTCGACCTGACCTTCGAGGCGATGGACGCGCTGTCGCTGCGCGCCGGTGCCGAGTTCAAGAAATATGAGTTCAAGTCGCGCTCGCTGCGCTACGTGCAGGGCGAGTTCAACTTCCCGAACATTCCCGACGGCTACACGATCGGCTCGCTGACCGAGCAGTTCTGCGGCTTCGGCCAGTTCGACATGCCCGCCGGCAACACCAAGTGCTGGACGGCGCCGAACATCAACGCCTTCAACGATGCCTACAACATCTTCGGCAACAGCGGCCGCACCGAGCTTTCGAGCACCGTATCGGCGGCGCGCGGTGACAATCGCGCGATTACCGAAGAGGATTGGTCGTTCTACGGCATGGCGCAGTTCGACACGGATCTGGGCAACATGCGCGTGCGCGGCAATATCGGCGGCCGCTACGTCATCACCAACCAGACCTCGAACTTCCTGACGACGGTGCCGACAACGGTCGATCCGTCCGGCGTGGTGCCGACGACGGTGGAGCGGACCTACCGGAACTTCCTGCCCTCGTTCAATCTCGTGATCGAGCCGACCGACGACATCGTCGTCCGCCTCGCCGCGGCCAAGACGATGTCGCGTCCGCCGCTGGGCAACCTCGCCGGCGCGACGACGGTGAGCGTTTCGGGCGGTTCCCGCACGGTGAACAGCGGCAACGCCTTCCTGAACCCGTTCAAGTCGGACAATGCCGACCTGTCGATCGAATGGTATCCGATGCGCGGGTCGATCGTTTCGGCCGGCCTCTTCTACAAGAAGATCAATTCCTACATCCAGGGCAACACCGTCACCGCGCCCTATTCGACCACCGGCCTGCCCGTGGAGCTGCTCGCCGGCACCGGCGTGACGCCCGATACCGATTTCGTCATCACCAGCGTGATCAACACGCCGGGCGGCCCGCTGAAGGGCATCGAGCTCAACCTGCAGCAGCAGCTGAGCTTCCTGCCGGCGCCGTTCGACGGCTTCGGCGTGCTCGCCAACTACACCTATGTCGACTCGAACATCGATTACCGGGCGGGCACCGCGCTGTTCAACGCGACCTTGCTCAACCTGTCGAAGAACTCGATCAACGGCACGCTCTATTATGAGAAGAACGGCTTCCAGGCGCGTGTCTCGGCCAATTACCGCGACCAGTTCCTGACCGGCGTGCCCGCCTCGTTCAACCAGGACGTCGCGGGCACCCGGTCCGCCACCTATGTCGACGCTGCGATTTCCTACGCGCTGACCGAGAATATCACGGTGAGCGTCGACGGCATCAACCTGACCAACCAGGCGGATGTGCAGTACACCGACTCCACCGCGCAGCGCTGGGTCAACTACCGCCTTAACGGCCGCCAATTCTATCTGGGGGTGCGCGCCACCTTCTGA
- a CDS encoding FadR/GntR family transcriptional regulator translates to MTGRNAEDSSGSLTDRLFATLEAGIRSGRYLPGCKLPSQKDIAEDAGVSRTVVREAVARLAAKGVLVSRQGSGVFVEEVPDFRAFQIAPDELQELADVIRLLEIRLAVETEMAGLAAARRTTADITAMKTALDDMAAFRSDPAAAAEADARFHAAIARATQNDYFPRMIDFIGVRLVPRRTLLLRGHSADEQDAYAEKVLREHEAIFDAIVRMESAAARNAARQHMQESLTRHQMLAR, encoded by the coding sequence TTGACGGGCAGGAACGCGGAAGACAGCAGCGGTTCGCTGACCGACAGGCTGTTCGCCACGCTGGAGGCGGGTATCAGATCCGGCCGCTATCTCCCCGGCTGCAAGCTCCCCAGCCAGAAGGATATCGCCGAGGACGCCGGCGTCAGCCGCACGGTGGTGCGTGAGGCAGTGGCGCGGCTGGCGGCGAAGGGCGTGCTCGTCTCCCGCCAGGGATCGGGTGTGTTCGTGGAGGAGGTGCCCGATTTCCGCGCCTTCCAGATCGCGCCGGATGAATTGCAGGAACTTGCCGACGTCATCCGGCTGCTCGAGATCAGGCTCGCGGTAGAGACCGAGATGGCCGGCCTCGCCGCCGCGCGCCGCACCACCGCGGACATCACCGCGATGAAGACCGCGCTCGACGACATGGCCGCGTTCCGCTCCGACCCCGCCGCCGCCGCGGAAGCCGATGCCCGTTTCCACGCGGCGATCGCGCGCGCGACGCAGAATGATTATTTCCCGCGCATGATCGATTTCATCGGCGTGCGCCTCGTCCCGCGCCGGACGCTGCTGCTGCGCGGCCATTCCGCGGACGAACAGGATGCCTATGCGGAAAAGGTGCTGCGCGAGCATGAGGCGATCTTCGACGCGATCGTCCGCATGGAAAGCGCCGCCGCCCGCAACGCCGCCCGCCAGCACATGCAGGAAAGCCTGACGCGCCACCAGATGCTGGCGCGCTGA
- a CDS encoding GMC family oxidoreductase, producing the protein MSHSSFGDADFDRRARENQARRRADVKTAYDFIVCGAGAAGSVIARRLAENPGCSVLLIEAGGSDEDEVVMDPGRWPLNLGSERDWGFAAEPNPHLGGRALSMSMGKGLGGGSSVNVMVWARGHRSDWDHFAAVSGDDGWGYDAVLGIYRRIENWQGKPDPDYRGTAGPVWVQPANDPSPIAGGLLDAASALGIPTFDSPNGRMMESGGGAAYTDMLVRDGRRHSLYRAYVHPVADRPNLTILTDTLVRRILFDGTQASGVEIELAGRIRAITAGTEVIISTGAINTPKLLMLSGIGDRGELDRLGIPLVRHLPGVGRNLQDHVSFGLTWEYRAPIAPRNSGSEATLYWKSRPDLEAPDLLFCQVEFPVPSERTAACGVPEHGWTMFAGLAHPHSRGQVRLQSADPAMAPVVDANMMSDPRDMEAARACVKLCRDLGNQAAFDPFVSREAIPGDGNDLDDAFIRDAAVTYWHQCGTARMGLDDMAVVDASLAVHGVGRLRVADGSILPKVPTGNTQAPCTIVGERAADILRRQYGL; encoded by the coding sequence ATGTCTCATTCATCCTTCGGCGATGCCGACTTCGATCGGCGTGCGCGCGAGAACCAGGCCCGGCGCCGGGCCGACGTCAAGACCGCTTATGATTTCATCGTCTGCGGCGCCGGCGCGGCGGGTTCGGTGATCGCACGCCGCCTCGCCGAAAACCCCGGCTGCAGCGTGCTCCTGATCGAAGCCGGCGGCAGCGACGAGGACGAGGTCGTGATGGATCCCGGCCGCTGGCCGCTCAACCTCGGCAGCGAGCGCGATTGGGGCTTCGCGGCCGAGCCGAACCCGCATCTCGGCGGGCGGGCACTCTCCATGTCGATGGGCAAGGGGCTCGGCGGCGGGTCCAGCGTCAACGTCATGGTCTGGGCGCGCGGCCACCGCAGCGACTGGGACCATTTCGCTGCCGTGTCCGGCGACGATGGCTGGGGCTATGATGCCGTGCTCGGCATCTATCGCCGCATCGAGAACTGGCAGGGCAAACCCGACCCCGACTATCGCGGCACCGCGGGGCCGGTGTGGGTCCAGCCGGCCAACGATCCGAGCCCGATCGCCGGCGGCCTGCTGGACGCCGCCAGCGCGCTTGGCATTCCGACCTTCGACAGCCCCAACGGGCGGATGATGGAGAGCGGGGGAGGGGCCGCCTACACCGACATGCTGGTGCGCGACGGCCGGCGCCACTCGCTGTACCGCGCCTATGTCCACCCCGTCGCCGACCGTCCGAACCTGACCATCCTGACCGACACGCTGGTCCGCCGGATCCTGTTCGACGGCACGCAGGCATCGGGCGTGGAAATCGAGCTGGCGGGCCGGATCCGGGCGATCACCGCAGGTACCGAGGTCATCATCTCGACCGGTGCGATCAATACGCCGAAGCTGCTCATGCTCTCCGGCATCGGCGACCGCGGCGAACTCGACCGGCTGGGAATCCCGCTCGTGCGCCATCTGCCGGGCGTCGGCCGGAACCTGCAGGATCATGTCTCGTTCGGCCTCACCTGGGAATATCGCGCGCCGATCGCGCCCCGCAACAGCGGCAGCGAGGCGACCTTGTACTGGAAGAGCCGGCCCGATCTGGAGGCGCCGGACCTGCTGTTCTGCCAGGTCGAGTTCCCCGTGCCGAGCGAACGCACCGCCGCCTGCGGTGTCCCCGAGCATGGCTGGACGATGTTCGCGGGGCTCGCGCATCCGCACAGCCGCGGGCAGGTGCGGCTGCAATCGGCGGACCCGGCCATGGCACCGGTGGTCGATGCCAACATGATGTCCGATCCGCGCGACATGGAGGCGGCGCGGGCCTGCGTGAAGCTCTGCCGCGACCTGGGCAATCAGGCGGCGTTCGATCCCTTCGTCAGCCGTGAGGCGATTCCGGGGGACGGCAACGATCTCGACGACGCCTTCATCCGCGATGCGGCCGTCACCTACTGGCACCAGTGCGGCACCGCGCGGATGGGGCTGGACGACATGGCGGTGGTCGATGCCTCGCTTGCCGTCCACGGTGTCGGGCGCTTGCGCGTGGCGGATGGTTCGATCCTGCCGAAGGTGCCGACCGGCAATACCCAGGCACCCTGCACGATCGTGGGCGAGCGTGCGGCGGATATCCTGCGGCGTCAGTACGGGTTGTAA
- a CDS encoding alpha/beta fold hydrolase encodes MFKTIRTVAFVAAAAAATVGVQQPALAQSHENPAGTAATAAVKNVVLVHGAFADGSGWRGVYQELTARGYHVTVVQNPLTSFADDVAATRRALDRQDGPAILVGHSWGGTIITEAGVHPRVRGLVYVSALSPDAGETTAQQYEGYKTPPEFVIETGKDGFGFIKPDKFVAGFAADATPADAAFLNASQVPINMASFGVKLQNAAWRTKPSWAVIATEDKAFDQRMLQGMAKRIGARVTNVSASHALFLTQPRVVADVIDEAARQSSTAR; translated from the coding sequence ATGTTCAAGACGATCCGCACCGTTGCATTCGTTGCCGCCGCTGCTGCTGCCACTGTCGGCGTCCAGCAGCCGGCGCTGGCGCAATCGCATGAAAATCCCGCCGGGACGGCGGCCACCGCGGCCGTGAAGAATGTCGTGCTGGTTCACGGCGCCTTCGCGGACGGATCGGGATGGCGCGGCGTCTATCAGGAACTCACCGCACGCGGTTATCATGTGACCGTCGTCCAGAACCCGCTGACCTCCTTCGCCGACGATGTCGCCGCGACCCGGCGTGCGCTCGACCGGCAGGATGGTCCCGCCATCCTCGTCGGCCACAGCTGGGGCGGGACGATCATCACCGAGGCGGGGGTGCACCCCCGGGTCCGCGGGCTGGTCTATGTGTCCGCGCTGTCGCCCGACGCCGGCGAGACCACCGCGCAGCAATATGAAGGCTATAAGACGCCGCCCGAATTCGTGATCGAAACCGGCAAGGACGGCTTCGGCTTCATCAAGCCGGACAAGTTCGTCGCCGGCTTCGCGGCGGACGCGACGCCGGCCGATGCCGCCTTCCTGAACGCCTCGCAGGTGCCGATCAACATGGCGAGCTTCGGCGTCAAGCTGCAGAACGCCGCGTGGCGGACCAAGCCGAGCTGGGCGGTGATCGCCACGGAGGACAAGGCCTTCGACCAGCGCATGCTGCAGGGCATGGCCAAGCGCATCGGCGCCAGGGTGACCAATGTCTCAGCCAGCCATGCCCTCTTCCTGACCCAGCCCAGGGTCGTCGCCGACGTGATCGACGAAGCCGCCCGCCAGTCCTCCACAGCGCGCTGA
- a CDS encoding MarR family winged helix-turn-helix transcriptional regulator translates to MSDAATVPVPLEDQLCFAIYSAGIAIQRAYKPLLDGLGLTYPQYLVLNVLWRQDLQTVGSIAQQLALESSTLTPLLKRLETAGLVARARNPANERQVVVSLTPSGDALRFRAGCLGNTLLEASGETPAALADLNREVTRLRDAVYDHIGAWAAPEAAG, encoded by the coding sequence ATGTCAGATGCAGCGACGGTGCCGGTGCCGCTGGAAGACCAGCTCTGCTTCGCGATCTATTCCGCCGGGATCGCGATCCAGCGGGCCTACAAGCCGCTGCTCGACGGGCTCGGGCTGACCTATCCCCAGTACCTCGTGCTCAACGTGCTCTGGCGGCAGGATCTGCAGACCGTCGGCAGCATCGCCCAGCAACTCGCGCTCGAATCCAGCACGCTCACCCCGTTGCTCAAGCGCCTCGAGACCGCCGGCCTGGTCGCGCGCGCGCGCAATCCGGCGAACGAGCGGCAGGTCGTCGTTTCACTGACGCCATCGGGCGATGCGCTGCGCTTCCGCGCCGGCTGCCTTGGCAATACGTTGCTGGAGGCTTCGGGCGAGACGCCGGCCGCGCTCGCCGACCTCAACCGCGAGGTCACCCGCCTGCGCGATGCGGTCTATGACCATATCGGCGCATGGGCGGCGCCCGAGGCGGCCGGCTAG
- a CDS encoding nuclear transport factor 2 family protein: MAIALPKPIADYFAADAAKDADGVARCFSDEAIVRDEGHAYSGRDAIRQWKTASSQKYSYTVEPVAIAMEGDRTVVTGHVAGDFPGSPVDLRYGFTLDGGKIAGLEIVA; the protein is encoded by the coding sequence ATGGCGATCGCGCTACCGAAGCCCATTGCCGATTATTTTGCCGCTGACGCAGCGAAGGATGCGGATGGCGTTGCACGATGCTTTTCCGACGAAGCCATCGTCCGGGATGAGGGACACGCTTATTCCGGAAGGGACGCGATCCGGCAGTGGAAGACGGCATCCTCGCAGAAATACAGCTACACCGTCGAGCCGGTTGCCATCGCGATGGAGGGCGACCGGACGGTCGTGACCGGCCATGTCGCCGGCGACTTCCCCGGCAGTCCTGTCGATCTGCGCTACGGCTTCACGCTGGATGGCGGGAAGATCGCGGGTCTGGAGATCGTGGCATGA
- a CDS encoding quinone oxidoreductase family protein gives MGRHSLIERIRCSLDTFEGPCGWNRGTKHRTESHALRSFSREQQTHTEGSGMKAAIYDKAGGPDVLRYADVPDPVCADDGLVIQVKAVSIEGGDTINRATQEPPHPAYVMGYAAAGEVVEVGRNVLGFSIGQPVTTMGMDGSHAELRSVSAKTSWAVPDGLDYGAAAAIPIAFGTLTSACTRLGGSGKARRCSFRAARAAWALR, from the coding sequence ATGGGCCGCCATAGCCTGATCGAGCGGATTCGGTGCTCGCTCGACACCTTCGAAGGGCCCTGTGGGTGGAACAGAGGCACGAAGCACCGAACAGAATCGCACGCGCTACGTTCTTTTTCTCGAGAGCAACAAACCCACACCGAAGGAAGCGGTATGAAAGCGGCGATTTACGACAAGGCGGGCGGCCCCGACGTGCTCAGATATGCGGATGTGCCCGATCCGGTATGCGCCGACGACGGTCTCGTCATCCAGGTCAAGGCGGTGTCGATCGAGGGCGGTGACACGATCAACAGGGCCACGCAGGAGCCACCCCATCCCGCCTATGTCATGGGTTACGCGGCTGCCGGAGAGGTTGTCGAGGTCGGGCGCAATGTTCTCGGCTTCTCCATCGGTCAACCTGTCACGACGATGGGAATGGACGGCTCGCACGCCGAATTGCGCTCAGTATCGGCGAAGACGAGTTGGGCAGTACCTGATGGGCTCGATTACGGCGCGGCTGCCGCAATCCCGATCGCCTTCGGCACGCTCACCAGTGCCTGCACGCGGCTGGGCGGCTCCGGGAAAGCGAGACGGTGCTCGTTCAGGGCGGCGCGGGCGGCGTGGGCATTGCGCTGA